The Zygosaccharomyces rouxii strain CBS732 chromosome G complete sequence genome contains a region encoding:
- a CDS encoding putative peptide hydrolase (similar to uniprot|Q04471 Saccharomyces cerevisiae YMR114C Hypothetical ORF) — translation MCGRYAMAYSSDELPQQFAHYNMNIKAPEKHYDKSYNVAPTNVSAVYRPKDDVLKYMKWGLVPHWTKDVANFKSFRTFNAREESLQSSRMWSQCCNHKRCVIPISGYYEWKTNGRSKTPFYVTRKDNKLMFLAGMYDYVQKDDLYTYTIITGNAPEGLKWLHERMPVVLEPGTDSWNNWLGDQNKWSQEELDKVLATIFNEETMECYQVSNDVGKVSINEGYLTKPIFKQNKGVKQEDSQTQEEKQSPKKEDIQVKEEKPNPRKRDIVQMLSPRKKQHH, via the coding sequence ATGTGTGGGAGATATGCTATGGCATATAGCAGCGATGAGCTTCCACAGCAGTTTGCCCATTATAATATGAACATTAAGGCACCAGAGAAACATTATGATAAATCCTACAATGTAGCCCCTACAAATGTGTCGGCAGTTTACAGACCAAAGGATGATGTTTTAAAATATATGAAATGGGGGCTGGTTCCACATTGGACCAAAGATGTAGCTAATTTCAAGTCTTTTAGGACATTTAACGCTAGGGAGGAAAGTTTACAAAGTAGCAGGATGTGGTCCCAATGTTGCAACCACAAGAGGTGTGTAATACCAATAAGTGGGTACTATGAGTGGAAGACTAATGGTAGGAGTAAGACGCCCTTCTATGTGACTAGGAAAGATAATAAACTAATGTTCTTGGCTGGAATGTATGACTATGTGCAAAAGGATGATCTCTACACTTATACTATTATTACCGGCAATGCACCAGAGGGACTTAAGTGGTTACATGAACGTATGCCTGTTGTATTGGAGCCAGGCACTGATTCATGGAATAATTGGTTAGGCGATCAGAACAAATGGAGTCAGgaggaattggataaagtGTTGGCAACGATATTCAATGAAGAAACGATGGAATGCTATCAGGTGAGTAATGATGTAGGTAAAGTTTCCATTAATGAAGGGTACTTAACAAAGCCTATCTTTAAACAGAATAAAGGTGTAAAGCAGGAGGACTCACAGACTCAGGAAGAGAAGCAGAGTCCAAAGAAAGAGGATATCCAAGTGAAGGAGGAAAAGCCGAATCCACGTAAAAGGGACATCGTCCAAATGCTTTCACCCCGTAAAAAGCAACACCACTAG
- the MYO5 gene encoding myosin 5 (similar to uniprot|Q04439 Saccharomyces cerevisiae YMR109W MYO5 One of two type I myosins contains proline-rich tail homology 2 (TH2) and SH3 domains MYO5 deletion has little effect on growth but myo3 myo5 double deletion causes severe defects in growth and actin cytoskeleton organization and to uniprot|P36006 Saccharomyces cerevisiae YKL129C MYO3) — protein MAIIKKGARTKTAAAPEKRSARIKKASFDTTKRKEVGVSDLTLLSTISDEAINENLKKRFKNGAIYTYIGHVLISVNPFRDLGIYTDAVLESYRGKNRLEAPPHVFAISESMYYNMKAYNENQCVIISGESGAGKTEAAKRIMQYIAAASTTHTESIGKIKDMVLATNPLLESFGCAKTLRNNNSSRHGKYLEIRFNSLFEPIAGNITNYLLEKQRVVGQIKNERNFHIFYQYTKGATENYRQLFGVQSPEQYVYTSRAGCTSVEGIDDTKDFQATLAAMRVIGLSQEEQDEIFRVLAAILWTGNITFMENDEGNAQVRDTSVTDFVAYLLQVDSQLLVKSLVERIMETNHGMRRGSVYHVPLTTVHATAVKDALAKALYNNLFDWIVDRVNQSLQAYPGAEKSIGILDIYGFEIFEHNSFEQICINYVNEKLQQIFIQLTLKQEQEEYAREKIQWTPIKYFDNKVVCDLIEGRRPPGIFAMMNDSVATAHADPSAADQAFAGRLSMFASNPHFEMRSSKFIIKHYAGDVTYDVHGITDKNKDQLQKDLVELIGTSANPFINNIFPDTTDKTSKRRPPTAGDRIIKSANELVDTLSKAQPSYIRTIKPNQTKSPQDYDDHQVLHQVKYLGLQENVRIRRAGFAYRQVFDKFVERFYLLSPRCSYAGEYTWEGDVLEAVDMILQDAAIPQKEFQLGVTSVFIKTPETLFALENMRDRFWHNMAARIQRAWRRFNQKRVDSAIKIQRAVREKSSGNEFEQFRDQGHKLLGGRKERRTMSLLGYRAFMGDYLCTNERKSKGAYIKRQAGIKERTVFSMYGDMLHTKFGRSAQRLKKTFILTSRHFYIIGQVMQQNTLRYSVDYQIDISNVRSVSLTNLQDNWVAINLLNATEPDPLINCIFKTELITQMKRLNSNIHIKIGQTIEYRKKPKKIHIVRCQVDDSAPLRGDIYKSSTVLVRRGNPANSVSNKKPKNVGGFTRTTIKKRRSVKKPVPPPPATRTAKKAAPPPPKQLNPASLAASAAQTAYHPSNLGASKPVPPPAQRSMNSSVPRPAPRTMPVRNARTTAPRQPAAPTAAYQPAAPTAAYQPAAPTTAYQPATVPRATPNPADTAQAPTSNPVPHVQQSNGAAPPPPPPPPMPKAAPAEPLYEAAYDFPSSGSPSEMPLSKGEVVYITRNEPSGWSLAKTLDGSREGWVPTAYMTEHAVGSTVSSTTTQAASSTPVVNHQSGQEPTPEPSPVQKEPVAQQSTFNDGLASALAARANKMRVESDEEGAANEEEEEDDDW, from the coding sequence ATGGCTATTATCAAGAAGGGAGCCCGTACCAAAACCGCTGCAGCTCCCGAAAAGAGATCTGCAAGGATCAAGAAGGCCTCGTTCGATACAacgaagaggaaagaaGTTGGTGTTTCTGATTTAACGCTATTATCCACCATTTCTGATGAAGCAAtcaatgaaaatttaaagaagaGATTTAAAAACGGTGCCATTTATACCTATATCGGCCATGTCTTAATCAGTGTGAACCCTTTCAGAGATCTTGGTATCTATACTGATGCTGTTCTCGAAAGTTATAGAGGTAAGAATAGACTAGAAGCACCACCTCATGTCTTCGCCATCTCGGAATCCATGTACTACAACATGAAAGCATATAATGAAAATCAGTGTGTTATCATTTCTGGTGAATCTGGTGCAGGTAAGACTGAAGCCGCCAAGAGAATTATGCAGTATATTGCAGCTGCATCTACTACTCATACCGAATCTATCGGGAAGATTAAGGATATGGTCTTGGCTACCAATCCTCTACTGGAATCCTTTGGTTGTGCAAAGACACTTCGGAATAATAACTCTTCGAGACATGGTAAGTATTTAGAAATTcgtttcaattctttattcGAACCAATAGCAGGTAATATTACGAATtatcttttggaaaagcAAAGAGTCGTAGGCcaaattaaaaatgaaagaaatttccacattttttaccaatatACCAAAGGTGCAACCGAAAACTACAGGCAACTATTTGGTGTCCAAAGTCCAGAACAGTACGTTTATACTTCAAGAGCTGGATGTACATCTGTGGAGGGTATTGATGATACAAAGGATTTCCAGGCGACATTGGCGGCTATGAGAGTGATTGGTCTATCACAGGAAGAACAGGATGAGATCTTTAGAGTATTGGCCGCCATTCTTTGGACTGGTAACATTACTTTCATGGAGAATGATGAAGGTAATGCACAAGTGAGGGATACGTCCGTGACAGATTTTGTAGCATACCTATTACAAGTGGACTCACAACTGTTGGTTAAATCCTTGGTAGAAAGAATCATGGAGACCAACCACGGTATGAGGAGAGGTTCTGTTTACCATGTTCCTTTAACCACTGTACATGCTACTGCAGTTAAAGATGCACTTGCTAAGGCACTTTACAATAATCTGTTTGATTGGATCGTGGATAGGGTTAACCAATCTTTACAGGCATATCCAGGTGCAGAGAAATCTATCGGTATTCTCGATATTTATGggtttgaaatttttgaacataattcttttgaacagATTTGCATCAATTATGTTAACGAGAAATTACAAcaaattttcattcaaTTAACCTTGAagcaagaacaagaagaatatGCAAGAGAAAAGATCCAATGGACTCCTATCAAGTATTTTGATAATAAAGTGGTGTGTGATTTGATCGAAGGGAGAAGGCCTCCTGGTATCTTTGCCATGATGAACGATTCTGTCGCAACCGCCCATGCAGACCCAAGTGCTGCCGATCAAGCATTTGCGGGTCGTCTAAGTATGTTTGCATCTAACCCACATTTTGAGATGAgatcttccaaattcatcattaaaCACTATGCTGGTGATGTGACATACGATGTACATGGTATTACTGATAAAAACAAGGACCAGTTGCAAAAGGACTTGGTTGAATTGATCGGAACCTCTGCAAACCCATTTATAAACAATATCTTCCCTGACACTACGGATAAGACTTCAAAGAGAAGACCACCAACTGCAGGTGACAGAATTATCAAGAGTGCCAACGAATTGGTTGACACTCTGTCAAAGGCCCAACCTTCCTACATCAGAACCATTAAACCTAATCAAACGAAATCTCCTCAGGATTACGATGATCACCAAGTGTTACATCAAGTAAAGTACTTAGGTTTACAGGAAAATGTCCGGATCAGAAGAGCTGGTTTCGCTTATAGACAGGTGTTTGACAAATTCGTGGAAAGATTCTATCTATTATCGCCTCGTTGTTCTTACGCAGGTGAGTACACGTGGGAGGGTGATGTGCTCGAGGCAGTTGATATGATTTTACAAGATGCTGCTATTCCTCAAaaagaattccaattggGTGTGACCAGCGTGTTTATCAAGACCCCTGAAACTTTGTTTGCATTAGAAAATATGAGAGACAGATTCTGGCATAATATGGCAGCAAGAATCCAACGTGCTTGGAGACGTTTCAACCAAAAGAGAGTGGACTCTGCtataaaaattcaaagagcTGTTAGGGAAAAAAGCAGCggtaatgaatttgaacaGTTCCGTGACCAAGGTCATAAACTGCTAGGTGGTAGAAAGGAGAGAAGAACAATGTCATTATTGGGTTACAGAGCATTCATGGGTGATTACTTGTGCACTAATGAGCGTAAATCTAAAGGTGCTTATATTAAGAGACAAGCAGGTATCAAGGAGAGAACGGTTTTTTCCATGTATGGTGATATGTTGCATACTAAATTTGGTCGTTCCGCGCAAAGGTTAAAGAAGACCTTTATCTTGACTTCAAGACACTTTTACATTATAGGCCAAGTCATGCAGCAGAATACTTTAAGATATTCAGTGGACTATCAGATCGACATAAGTAATGTTCGTTCCGTATCTTTGACCAATTTACAAGATAACTGGGTCGCCATCAACCTACTAAATGCCACCGAGCCCGATCCTCTTATCAACTGTATTTTCAAGACTGAGTTAATTACACAGATGAAGAGACTCAACAGTAATATCCATATCAAGATTGGACAAACCATAGAGTACCGTAAAAAACCAAAGAAGATTCACATCGTTAGATGTCAGGTGGATGATAGTGCGCCCTTGCGTGGTGATATCTACAAATCTAGTACAGTCCTGGTACGTCGCGGTAATCCAGCAAACTCTGTTTCCAACAAGAAACCAAAGAACGTTGGTGGATTCACTAGAACAACGATTAAGAAACGTAGGAGCGTGAAGAAGCCAGTACCACCTCCACCAGCTACCAGAACGGCCAAGAAAGCAGCTCCCCCACCACCAAAGCAATTAAATCCTGCTTCTCTAGCAGCTTCTGCTGCACAAACGGCTTATCACCCTAGTAATTTAGGTGCTAGCAAACCGGTACCACCCCCTGCACAACGTTCAATGAATTCTTCAGTTCCACGTCCTGCTCCACGTACTATGCCTGTGCGTAATGCACGTACAACTGCTCCACGTCAACCAGCGGCTCCAACTGCAGCATATCAGCCAGCGGCTCCAACTGCAGCATATCAGCCAGCGGCTCCAACTACAGCATATCAACCAGCGACAGTACCTCGTGCTACACCAAATCCAGCAGATACCGCACAAGCTCCTACCAGCAACCCAGTTCCCCATGTTCAACAATCTAATGGAGctgcaccaccaccacctccCCCACCTCCAATGCCTAAAGCGGCACCTGCAGAACCTTTATACGAGGCTGCTTACGATTTCCCAAGTTCGGGTTCTCCATCTGAGATGCCGTTGTCTAAAGGTGAAGTTGTATACATCACTAGAAATGAGCCAAGTGGTTGGTCACTTGCCAAGACATTAGATGGCTCTAGAGAAGGGTGGGTACCCACTGCTTACATGACTGAACATGCTGTTGGAAGCACAGTTTCATCCACTACGACACAAGCAGCTTCGTCAACGCCTGTCGTGAATCATCAATCTGGTCAAGAACCTACGCCGGAACCTTCTCCAGTTCAAAAGGAGCCTGTCGCCCAACAATCAACTTTTAATGACGGTCTCGCATCTGCTCTTGCTGCTAGGGCCAACAAGATGAGGGTAGAGAGTGATGAGGAAGGCGCAGCTAAcgaggaagaagaagaagacgatgacTGGTAA
- the EUC1 gene encoding Euc1p (weakly similar to uniprot|Q04461 Saccharomyces cerevisiae YMR111C Hypothetical ORF), whose translation MSPTSLPGTPSGELIRSVGSNERPDGPFLSFLVDQLTKVEEQNEWLKNKVIQLEKEQEEYYLDGQKRMEIGFRNVAKCVEEVGAMREVFKEIVGIMSGERVRFVDPSNENVTNEEVDRVSSSTLLANNSRRERQERRQQYEADYTALNTDSTVKTEESVRDSGILHHEDDHEDGDDSDSSRGAEYQRTVSYKINRAIQSVHDVAREYFEGLPGRPSLMSLERRYGSTWRRSSKERTLFAKRMCIINKINDVRKNPTHYGLPESINRNMAIKVVENIRLGNNNFQGHHCRLSLSQLYTYFSKKMDQLEDYSLSLKIRGEPRRIYLMREREARLERAGSEEEVLESVSLSKPSTDGEN comes from the coding sequence ATGAGCCCGACATCGTTGCCTGGAACACCCTCTGGAGAGCTGATAAGGTCAGTGGGTAGTAACGAAAGACCAGATGGTCCTTTTTTGTCCTTCTTGGTGGACCAGTTGACAAAAGTGGAAGAACAAAATGAGTGGTTAAAGAATAAAGTGATCCAATTAGAGAAGGAGCAAGAGGAGTATTATCTTGATGGCCAAAAGAGAATGGAAATTGGGTTTCGAAATGTTGCTAAATGCGttgaagaagttggtgCCATGAGAGAGGTGTTCAAAGAGATTGTAGGGATAATGTCTGGAGAAAGGGTACGATTTGTGGATCCTTCTAATGAGAACGTTACcaatgaagaagttgacAGGgtatcatcatcaacattgTTGGCCAATAATTCAAGGAGGGAGAGGCAAGAACGTAGGCAACAGTATGAGGCTGATTATACGGCCCTTAATACAGACTCAACTGTAAAGACAGAGGAATCAGTAAGGGATTCAGGGATTTTACATCATGAAGACGACCATGAAGACGGTGACGATAGCGATTCAAGTCGTGGGGCTGAGTATCAAAGAACTGTAAGTTATAAGATTAATAGAGCTATTCAAAGCGTCCATGATGTAGCCCGTGAATATTTTGAAGGTTTACCTGGTAGACCATCTTTAATGTCTTTGGAAAGACGTTATGGATCCACTTGGAGACGTAGTTCCAAAGAAAGAACGCTTTTTGCTAAAAGGATGTGTATCATCAATAAAATTAACGATGTTAGGAAAAATCCAACTCATTATGGGTTACCTGAGTCAATTAATAGGAATATGGCAATCAAAGTAGTGGAGAATATTAGATTaggtaataataatttccAAGGTCATCATTGCAGGTTATCCCTCTCACAGCTTTACACATATTTCtcaaaaaaaatggatcaattggaagattaTTCATTAAGTTTAAAGATAAGAGGTGaaccaagaagaatttatcTTATGAGAGAAAGGGAAGCTCGCTTGGAAAGAGCTGgaagtgaagaagaggtACTGGAAAGTGTCTCCTTGTCGAAGCCTTCCACCGATGGAGAAAATTGA
- a CDS encoding uncharacterized protein (similar to uniprot|Q04472 Saccharomyces cerevisiae YMR115W FMP24 The authentic non-tagged protein was localized to the mitochondria), translating into MFRNTLRLATRFSLRIPQRSFHKSSNLANSLKSTIEKQHELHQKRMRNLKIERWVFSIAGISALGYGLWYFYWPHHTFPVSVAKILRKGLWAESNKESFNYQKAVAFYIDALEECDKIHMNPVSDEYTGIELKVAEMYEKLNMFEEANGIYLELLYRFYDALNSPGKVPVEQRPDMIRRDLRVLIKSLELNKDLAIGKRNLLAHLLLAQEEILSRSPELKEFFERRKEKAKNIFQGKAISSTDFKTFVDEENIKINDEGYMILDLQKNSSAWEPFKEEFFTARDLYTAYCLSAKDITAALSCKMTTVEWMVMADMPPGQILLSQANLGSLLYLQGEKFEAEIYQLEQRCGEDPSLKNEDVMIISLRHLHRNRDTCLDMSNQCYNSVVQFAKRNSKLRFNVRDQLDPSVAQAIALSTYGMGVLNLHQGVLVKAEKLLKDSITLARETDFTELLKEAENELQKTSVLKTKKQSEQPQPN; encoded by the coding sequence ATGTTTAGAAACACTTTGAGACTGGCTACAAGGTTCAGTCTTCGAATACCTCAACGGTCCTTCCACAAGAGTAGTAACTTAGCTAATAGTCTAAAATCTACCATTGAGAAACAACATGAACTGCATCAAAAGCGGATGAGGAATCtgaaaattgaaagatggGTATTTTCAATTGCAGGTATTTCCGCCCTTGGATACGGTTTATGGTACTTCTACTGGCCCCATCATACTTTCCCCGTATCTGTCGCCAAGATATTACGTAAAGGTCTATGGGCAGAATCTAATAAAGAAAGTTTCAACTACCAAAAGGCAGTTGCGTTTTACATCGATGCCCTTGAAGAATGTGATAAAATACATATGAATCCAGTCTCTGATGAATATACAGGTATTGAACTTAAAGTGGCAGAAATgtatgaaaaattgaacatGTTTGAAGAAGCTAATGGTATTTATTTAGAATTACTCTATCGATTCTACGATGCATTGAACTCTCCAGGAAAAGTCCCCGTGGAGCAGAGACCTGATATGATTAGGAGAGATCTTAGGGTTTTGATTAAATCTCTGGAGCTTAATAAGGATCTCGCCATTGGTAAAAGGAATCTACTAGCACACCTGCTATTAGCACAAGAGGAAATTTTAAGTCGTTCCccagaattgaaagaattcttcgaaagaagaaaggaaaaagcaaagaatattttccaaGGAAAGGCCATAAGCTCTAcagatttcaaaacttttgttgatgaagaaaatataaAGATTAACGATGAAGGTTACATGATTTTGGATCTACAGAAAAACAGCAGTGCATGGGAACCATTTAAGGAAGAATTCTTTACAGCAAGAGACCTTTACACGGCGTACTGTCTTTCCGCTAAAGATATTACAGCAGCATTAAGTTGTAAAATGACCACAGTCGAATGGATGGTAATGGCCGACATGCCACCAGGCCAGATCTTATTGTCTCAAGCCAATTTGGGGTCCTTGTTGTATTTacaaggtgaaaaattcgaagCTGAAATAtaccaattggaacaaCGTTGTGGGGAAGATCCCTCTTTGAAGAATGAGGATGTCATGATTATATCTCTAAGGCACCTGCATAGAAACAGGGATACCTGCCTCGACATGTCCAATCAGTGCTATAACAGTGTAGTACAGTTTGCCAAGAGAAACAGCAAGCTAAGATTTAATGTGAGGGATCAATTAGATCCATCGGTTGCGCAGGCAATTGCACTTTCAACTTATGGGATGGGTGTATTGAACCTGCACCAGGGAGTATTAGTAAAGGCAGAAAAATTACTAAAGGATTCTATTACACTTGCCAGAGAGACAGATTTTACAGAACTCCTCAAAGAAGCTGAAAATGAGTTACAGAAGACTTCTGTATTGAAGACCAAAAAGCAGTCTGAGCAACCACAACCCAATTGA
- the SHE2 gene encoding She2p (similar to uniprot|P36068 Saccharomyces cerevisiae YKL130C SHE2 RNA-binding protein that binds specific mRNAs and interacts with She3p part of the mRNA localization machinery that restricts accumulation of certain proteins to the bud), with protein sequence MRSRRTLQNKVYNELDSTRFRNQLIPESSRSTMLELTPEVLSILKEHTEVFSKYLSCYIHALNKFIGFLRKASSLRFERTVLIKYVKKLRFINDSLIAYNFEAEFPDPNNTHLDEAVKPLASFLLKSIELLDLLNYFLTQPLQKEIISKTLNSDLNLSGECIVAIEDTYNHFVKFAQWMIESLQIENTFFQIEVVQFTRKCAIEDGVDLENTDNIFLQQVVPVTDTEEYEVIAEEWAHILADKTLQLETKFNENVINWQNKFDKKKEDK encoded by the coding sequence ATGAGATCGCGTCGAACATTGCAAAACAAGGTTTACAATGAACTTGATTCTACAAGATTCagaaaccaattgatccCTGAAAGCTCTAGATCCACCATGTTAGAACTAACTCCTGAAGTATTAAGCATTTTGAAAGAGCACACTGAGGTTTTCTCGAAGTACCTATCGTGTTATATTCATGCATTGAACAAATTCATTGGATTCTTACGAAAGGCATCATCACtaagatttgaaagaactgTTTTAATCAAATACGTTAAGAAATTaagatttatcaatgaTTCATTGATTGCTTACAACTTTGAGGCTGAATTCCCTGACCCTAATAATACACATTTAGATGAGGCTGTTAAGCCATTGGCATCGttccttttgaaaagtattGAACTATTAGATCTATTGAACTACTTCTTGACACAACctttacaaaaggaaatAATCTCCAAGACTTTGAACAGTGATTTAAATTTGTCAGGAGAATGCATTGTTGCCATTGAAGATACTTACAATCATTTTGTCAAGTTTGCACAATGGATGATTGAATCATTACAGATCGAAAAtaccttcttccaaattgaaGTCGTACAGTTCACAAGAAAATGTGccattgaagatggtgTTGATTTAGAAAACACTGATAACATCTTTTTACAACAAGTCGTGCCTGTAACGGATACGGAAGAATACGAAGTTATTGCAGAAGAATGGGCCCACATTTTAGCCGACAAGACCCTACAATTGGAAACCAAATTCAATGAAAATGTGATCAACTGGCAAAACAAATTtgacaagaagaaagaagacaaataa
- a CDS encoding bifunctional folylpolyglutamate synthase/dihydrofolate synthase (similar to uniprot|Q12676 Saccharomyces cerevisiae YMR113W FOL3 Dihydrofolate synthetase involved in folic acid biosynthesis catalyzes the conversion of dihydropteroate to dihydrofolate in folate coenzyme biosynthesis): MGINLGLVRVVKLLSHLGNPHEKLRVLHVAGTNGKGSVCSYMGSVLGSKFKVGQFNSPHLIHITDSITVNRQPIPTNVYSRIRSELESLNVQLSLQCTEFEILTCTAFKYFYDSRVDWCILEVGLGGRLDATNIVPGQLKYGCAITKIGLDHESFLGTTVAEIAAEKAGIVVPGVQQAVVDGTNDEAALKAVKDRCAQTGCKLTITNSEEDSKLIKTDSWGVLEPRIPLNGDYQIHNLRVAMTVLDQLQQRGEINLDKKLALDGLSKVQWPGRLHKIEIGGSKVLLDGAHNGSAALELAKFLRLEYGDQPLTLVIAVTNGKKLDTLLTPLVRPQDRVIVTKFSKVDGMPWIQPMDVEQLSQYIKKTCPDVQEVPDVDQVIRGLKNEKNPIVICGSLYLCGDILRNR, translated from the coding sequence ATGGGAATCAATTTAGGACTCGTTAGAGTTGTTAAGCTACTGTCACACTTGGGTAATCCACATGAGAAGCTAAGAGTACTTCACGTTGCCGGTACTAATGGTAAAGGATCAGTATGCAGCTATATGGGTTCAGTTCTTGGATCGAAATTTAAAGTAGGACAATTTAACAGTCCTCATTTAATACACATCACAGACTCCATAACCGTTAATCGCCAGCCTATCCCGACAAATGTATACAGCCGTATTAGAAGTGAATTGGAATCGCTCAACGTCCAACTATCTTTACAATGTACAGAATTCGAAATACTAACTTGCACCGcattcaaatatttttatGATTCTCGTGTCGATTGGTGTATATTGGAAGTTGGATTGGGTGGTCGTTTAGATGCGACTAACATAGTTCCTGGCCAGTTGAAATACGGTTGTGCAATTACAAAGATTGGATTAGACCACGAGTCTTTCCTGGGTACTACAGTAGCTGAAATTGCTGCTGAAAAGGCGGGAATCGTTGTTCCTGGTGTACAACAAGCAGTTGTGGATGGTACAAATGACGAAGCTGCGTTAAAAGCGGTTAAAGATCGTTGTGCCCAAACAGGTTGTAAATTAACTATCACGAACAGCGAGGAGGATTCGAAGCTCATCAAGACTGATTCCTGGGGAGTATTAGAACCTCGCATCCCACTTAATGGTGACTATCAAATCCATAACCTTAGAGTAGCTATGACGGTCCTCGACCAATTGCAACAGAGAGGTGAAATAAATCTGGACAAAAAGCTCGCTTTAGATGGACTTTCCAAAGTTCAATGGCCTGGAAGACTACACAAGATTGAAATTGGGGGTTCGAAAGTCTTGTTAGACGGTGCTCATAATGGCAGTGCAGCGTTggaattggcaaaattcTTAAGACTGGAATACGGTGATCAACCGTTAACGTTAGTGATTGCAGTGACAAACGGTAAGAAATTGGACACACTTTTGACACCGTTGGTTCGCCCTCAAGATCGTGTAATTGTCACCAAGTTCAGCAAAGTGGATGGAATGCCCTGGATCCAACCCATGGACGTCGAGCAATTGTCCCAGTACATTAAAAAAACCTGTCCGGACGTACAAGAAGTTCCAGATGTGGATCAAGTAATTAGAGGTCTcaaaaacgaaaaaaatccaattgtCATTTGCGGTTCCCTGTATCTATGTGGTGATATTCTACGCAACCGCTAG
- the MED11 gene encoding Med11p (similar to uniprot|Q99278 Saccharomyces cerevisiae YMR112C MED11 14 Kd mediator subunit of RNA polymerase II holoenzyme) produces the protein MQPPYVRERLDSLVQIDEQLCSLLQTASQVVFTYGELKHGNHDLKPQFEQHTREFYTTLESSTNQLKQEIKLLDENVGTRLLPINVNKKALGQDDDKLKEQTELLKQLLDKPPSN, from the coding sequence ATGCAACCGCCTTACGTTCGAGAACGACTAGACTCGCTGGTACAAATTGATGAACAACTTTGTTCGTTATTACAGACTGCATCTCAGGTCGTTTTCACCTATGGAGAGCTTAAGCATGGTAATCATGATTTGAAACCGCAATTCGAGCAGCATACGAGGGAATTCTACACTACTTTAGAGTCTTCCACTAATCAATTGAAGCAAGAGATTAAACTGCTGGATGAGAACGTTGGTACCAGGTTGCTGCCTATCAATGTGAATAAGAAAGCTCTCGGTCAAGACGACgacaaattgaaagaacagACAGAGCTTCTAAAGCAACTGCTTGATAAACCTCCATCTAATTAG